In Triticum aestivum cultivar Chinese Spring chromosome 5B, IWGSC CS RefSeq v2.1, whole genome shotgun sequence, the following proteins share a genomic window:
- the LOC123115637 gene encoding uncharacterized protein: MDPKQTNRSLYHQTKPNPTRRHPRKENFPSRSIYGLTEVVPTMADDELVVPEADERSRWIVRHPVGCAGVSLVCIYCQLVTDDPPLTLLILVLGLLAVFLYDLAWLYANDSDVAADELEEEVELAVPEADERSRWAVTCLIGCAGVSLLRIACLVDHHNNPRMRILMLLLCYLGVFLCGLFEAFVIQRYLNVEGQQKLVDKFLLLY; this comes from the exons ATGGATCCCAAACAAACAAACAGATCATTGTACCACCAGACCAAACCCAACCCTACCCGGCGCCACCCCAGAAAAGAAAATTTTCCAAGTAGATCGATATATGGATTGACGGAGGTTGTACCGACGATGGCCGACGACGAGCTGGTGGTGCCGGAGGCCGACGAGCGCAGCCGTTGGATAGTGCGGCACCCTGTGGGCTGCGCCGGCGTCTCGCTTGTTTGCATCTACTGCCAGTTGGTCACTGACGACCCGCCCTTGACGCTCCTCATCCTTGTGCTCGGCCTCCTCGCCGTATTTCTTTACGACCTTGCCTGGCTTTATGCAAACGACAG TGATGTGGCCGCcgacgagctggaggaggaggtggagctggCGGTGCCGGAGGCCGACGAGCGTAGCAGATGGGCAGTGACGTGCCTTATCGGCTGCGCCGGCGTCTCGCTTCTTCGCATCGCCTGTCTGGTCGACCACCACAACAACCCCCGCATGAGGATCCTCATGCTTCTGCTCTGCTACCTTGGCGTATTTCTTTGCGGCCTTTTCGAGGCTTTTGTTATCCAAAGGTACCTCAATGTGGAGGGTCAGCAAAAACTAGTAGATAAATTCTTGTTACTCTATTAA